In a genomic window of Prosthecochloris marina:
- a CDS encoding SDR family oxidoreductase codes for MANTVLITGASSGIGKATAIYFHQKGWNIVATMRTPEKEEELTTLDHVLVEKLDVTDVDSINNAVNAGIKAFGRVDALVNNAGYGAYGPLEAFPRENIVRQFNTNVIGLLDVTKAILPHFRNNGSGTLVNISSIGGRMTFPLGALYHGTKFAVEGISEALSYELSQIGCKVKIVEPGAIATDFAGRSFDFQNDESIAEYQEVIGQLMKSFETVFSRHSEPIVVARVIYEAVTDGSNRLRYTAGEDAVEILENRKNLDDENFIAEIKAQFGL; via the coding sequence ATGGCAAACACAGTCTTGATCACCGGGGCGAGCAGTGGCATCGGAAAAGCGACTGCAATTTATTTTCATCAGAAAGGGTGGAACATCGTTGCCACCATGCGTACTCCCGAGAAGGAAGAGGAGCTAACGACGCTCGATCATGTATTGGTGGAAAAACTCGATGTAACGGATGTTGACTCCATCAATAACGCCGTCAACGCGGGTATAAAGGCGTTCGGCAGGGTCGATGCGCTGGTCAACAACGCAGGCTATGGTGCTTACGGGCCTCTGGAGGCTTTTCCAAGGGAGAATATCGTTCGTCAGTTCAATACCAATGTCATTGGATTGCTGGATGTGACAAAGGCGATTCTTCCTCATTTCAGGAATAATGGGAGCGGAACGCTGGTCAATATTTCCTCTATAGGTGGAAGGATGACATTTCCCTTAGGTGCATTGTATCATGGGACCAAGTTCGCCGTTGAAGGAATATCCGAGGCATTGAGCTATGAGTTGTCGCAAATCGGCTGCAAAGTCAAAATTGTGGAGCCTGGTGCTATCGCAACAGATTTTGCCGGTAGATCGTTTGATTTTCAAAATGACGAAAGTATAGCCGAATACCAGGAGGTCATCGGTCAACTCATGAAAAGCTTTGAAACTGTTTTCAGCAGGCATTCCGAGCCAATAGTTGTGGCCCGGGTGATTTATGAAGCGGTAACCGATGGCTCGAACAGGTTGCGTTATACCGCCGGGGAGGACGCGGTCGAAATTCTCGAAAACAGAAAGAATCTCGATGATGAAAACTTCATTGCAGAGATAAAAGCACAATTCGGGTTGTGA
- a CDS encoding DMT family transporter — MKAQKSVRMSEAVNHVMGFHEWVLIVLLSILWGGSFFFVGVAVKDFPPFTIVLCRVALASVILLVVIYVKGNTMPSSLALWGGFIVMGALNNLIPFSLIVWGQTHIGSGLASILNGTTPIFSVILAHFLTKEERLTTNRMSGVLVGWVGVTVLIGIDSLRNFGIEMLGQFAVLGAAFSYAYAAIYGRRFKGLSPLVVATGMLCGSTIMMTPMALFIDQPWHLSPSGYTMIALFGLAAISTSLAYIIYFRILATAGPTNLLLVTLLIPLSAILLGIMVLGERLEWNAFVGMGLIFIGLIAIDGRLLKRFKRKETAWYYKI, encoded by the coding sequence ATGAAAGCACAGAAAAGTGTACGAATGTCCGAAGCAGTTAACCACGTAATGGGATTTCATGAATGGGTTCTTATCGTTTTATTATCAATTCTATGGGGAGGCTCTTTTTTCTTTGTAGGTGTGGCCGTCAAAGACTTCCCACCTTTCACTATAGTACTCTGCCGGGTGGCCCTCGCATCGGTTATTCTTCTGGTCGTCATATATGTAAAAGGGAATACAATGCCATCATCGCTGGCTTTGTGGGGTGGCTTTATCGTCATGGGTGCGCTGAACAATTTGATTCCTTTCAGCCTGATTGTCTGGGGACAAACCCATATAGGTAGCGGTCTTGCAAGTATACTAAATGGTACAACACCAATATTTAGCGTTATCCTTGCCCACTTTCTGACAAAGGAAGAACGACTGACAACGAACCGGATGTCTGGTGTATTGGTCGGCTGGGTAGGTGTCACAGTATTGATCGGAATCGATTCACTACGCAACTTTGGTATTGAAATGCTCGGGCAATTTGCCGTTCTTGGAGCCGCTTTTTCATATGCGTATGCGGCAATTTATGGGCGTCGTTTTAAAGGCCTCAGCCCGCTTGTCGTAGCTACCGGAATGCTGTGTGGTTCTACGATTATGATGACCCCTATGGCGCTGTTTATTGATCAACCATGGCATCTATCGCCTAGTGGCTATACAATGATAGCGCTCTTTGGATTGGCTGCTATCAGCACATCGCTGGCTTACATTATCTATTTCAGAATATTGGCCACTGCTGGACCGACAAATCTCCTGTTGGTTACCTTATTGATACCCTTAAGTGCCATCTTACTTGGTATCATGGTTTTAGGAGAACGACTGGAATGGAATGCATTTGTTGGGATGGGCCTGATATTTATTGGCTTGATCGCGATTGATGGACGCTTACTGAAAAGGTTTAAGCGCAAAGAAACGGCTTGGTATTATAAGATATAA
- a CDS encoding AraC family transcriptional regulator, with protein sequence MSGSNVFTVSPGWKILLSDLGIHPIEVLRRAELPEDLFSRQNAVLDTYEYFRFWYALQESANDPRLPLRIGEALSVEVFDPPVFAALCSPDLNTALQRIARHKKLLCPMALHIDITDQSTVLEIEWLDTANEPPASLVAVELVFFVQLARIATRQQVYPLDVFAPLPLVPEGDYTRYFGVPVRQARLPKIIFSALDAQQPFMTSNEKMWEFFEPGLKKRLSELEDSATIAERVRAVFLELLPGGSPSVEAVSKKLFISTRTLQRRLKKEGMSFQELLHKTREELATYYLKTSRLSGAEISFLLGFEEPNSFFRAFHIWTGVTPEEMRKTLKDGY encoded by the coding sequence ATGTCGGGGAGTAACGTTTTTACCGTAAGTCCGGGATGGAAAATTCTTCTGAGTGATCTCGGGATCCATCCGATCGAGGTACTTCGAAGAGCAGAGCTGCCCGAAGATCTTTTTTCACGGCAAAACGCAGTTCTGGATACCTACGAGTATTTCAGATTCTGGTATGCATTGCAGGAATCGGCAAACGACCCGCGGCTTCCGCTCAGGATAGGCGAGGCTCTCTCTGTCGAAGTGTTCGACCCGCCGGTTTTTGCCGCCTTGTGTAGTCCCGACCTCAACACTGCCTTGCAGCGAATTGCCCGTCATAAGAAGCTGCTTTGTCCAATGGCGTTGCATATCGATATCACTGATCAGTCAACCGTGCTGGAGATAGAATGGCTGGATACCGCCAATGAACCCCCGGCGTCACTTGTTGCCGTCGAGTTGGTTTTTTTCGTACAGTTGGCTCGAATAGCCACAAGGCAACAAGTGTATCCTCTTGATGTTTTTGCACCGTTGCCGTTGGTGCCGGAAGGTGACTACACGAGGTATTTCGGTGTTCCGGTTCGGCAGGCAAGACTTCCAAAGATTATTTTCAGTGCGCTGGATGCGCAACAGCCATTCATGACGTCGAACGAGAAAATGTGGGAGTTCTTCGAGCCGGGATTGAAAAAACGGCTCTCGGAGCTGGAAGATTCTGCGACAATCGCTGAGCGGGTTCGTGCAGTCTTTTTGGAGCTGCTTCCCGGAGGATCTCCTTCTGTTGAAGCGGTATCGAAGAAACTGTTTATCAGTACGAGAACTCTGCAGAGAAGGCTCAAGAAGGAAGGGATGAGTTTCCAGGAACTGTTACACAAGACAAGGGAGGAGCTGGCGACATATTATCTGAAAACTTCCAGGCTATCAGGAGCTGAGATTTCATTTCTTCTCGGTTTCGAGGAGCCGAATTCATTTTTCAGGGCATTTCATATCTGGACGGGAGTAACTCCTGAAGAGATGCGTAAAACACTGAAAGATGGCTATTGA
- a CDS encoding YceD family protein produces the protein MSKEKGVIEIRIAGLSEGIYEYDFTCKASDFKNPELAEPGFCNEIDVKVVANKTDNEIIVDIVTKTVAELTCDICLAPLKKEVAGTYRVFFVFDEPGSNTEGLDENFRILDRNASGLDLTEDVRETLLLSKPLKVVCTGNPECSVYHDDEPDSPEDEPQAESPWQESLKKLKNKYH, from the coding sequence ATGAGCAAGGAGAAGGGCGTGATTGAGATACGAATCGCCGGGCTAAGCGAAGGTATATATGAGTATGACTTCACCTGCAAGGCTTCGGACTTCAAAAACCCTGAACTTGCAGAGCCGGGATTCTGCAATGAAATCGATGTAAAAGTAGTTGCAAATAAAACCGACAACGAAATCATTGTCGATATTGTAACGAAAACCGTTGCGGAACTAACCTGCGACATCTGCCTTGCGCCATTAAAAAAAGAAGTAGCCGGAACATACAGGGTATTCTTTGTTTTCGATGAACCCGGCAGCAATACGGAGGGTCTTGATGAAAATTTCCGGATACTCGACAGAAACGCATCCGGTCTGGACCTTACTGAAGACGTTCGCGAAACCCTGCTTCTTTCGAAGCCACTGAAGGTTGTCTGCACAGGTAACCCTGAATGTTCGGTGTATCATGATGATGAACCAGACAGTCCTGAAGATGAGCCGCAAGCAGAAAGCCCGTGGCAAGAATCGTTGAAAAAACTGAAGAACAAATATCACTAA
- a CDS encoding GIY-YIG nuclease family protein: MRCIFWDREARNVYYVGVSSDPTRCLEFHNSQETRFTARYRPWKMIFMKRYPDAVKRSRLKGG; this comes from the coding sequence TTGCGCTGCATATTCTGGGATCGGGAAGCGCGGAACGTTTATTACGTCGGCGTTTCTTCTGATCCGACTCGTTGCCTTGAATTTCACAATAGCCAGGAGACGAGGTTTACCGCTCGTTATCGGCCGTGGAAAATGATTTTCATGAAACGTTACCCCGACGCAGTGAAGCGCTCGCGATTGAAAGGAGGATAA
- the plsX gene encoding phosphate acyltransferase PlsX, translating to MLTIAVDAMGGDNAPECVVEGTIKTLQEAGNRLEVLLIGQKEKVEPLLDQYDTKHLNLRFMHAPEVITMSDVPAIAVKTKQNSSLVRGLILCKEKKADGFVSAGNTGALMAASLFVLGRIPGVLRPTIAAYFPRLSPGLTNVVDVGANVDCKAEHLVQFAEMLTIYQRDAAGMEKPATGLLNIGEEENKGSDLLKQTYSLLKEADKKNRINFIGNIEGNDILSSKASVIVCDGLVGNTLLKFGESIPHFLSSIFKPSIEKLVASGQLDLKAAELVGTAFKAMFLPFDVEKFGGVPFLGVDGISIVGHGRSSAKAIMNMIFMAEHMIDKKVNQHIAEALAEK from the coding sequence ATGTTGACAATTGCCGTTGACGCAATGGGTGGAGATAACGCTCCGGAATGCGTTGTAGAAGGAACGATAAAGACTCTTCAGGAAGCGGGAAACAGGTTGGAAGTTTTGTTGATTGGCCAGAAAGAAAAAGTCGAACCTCTGCTCGATCAGTATGACACAAAGCATCTCAACCTGCGGTTCATGCATGCCCCCGAAGTGATCACAATGAGTGATGTTCCGGCTATTGCCGTCAAAACCAAGCAGAATTCATCACTTGTCAGAGGTCTGATACTATGCAAGGAGAAGAAAGCTGATGGGTTTGTCAGCGCAGGAAATACCGGGGCGCTCATGGCCGCATCACTGTTTGTTCTCGGACGTATTCCCGGCGTCCTTCGACCTACCATTGCAGCTTATTTTCCAAGACTCTCTCCCGGCCTGACCAATGTTGTCGATGTCGGAGCGAATGTTGACTGCAAAGCGGAACATCTCGTTCAGTTTGCCGAAATGCTGACCATTTATCAGCGCGACGCCGCCGGTATGGAAAAACCTGCCACCGGTCTCCTGAATATCGGCGAAGAGGAAAACAAGGGCTCGGACCTTTTGAAACAGACCTATAGCCTCCTCAAGGAAGCCGATAAAAAAAACAGGATCAACTTCATTGGTAATATAGAAGGAAATGACATCCTCTCATCCAAGGCTTCCGTGATTGTCTGTGATGGCCTTGTCGGCAACACCTTGTTGAAGTTCGGGGAAAGCATTCCTCATTTTTTAAGCTCCATATTCAAACCGTCCATCGAAAAACTGGTTGCATCCGGTCAGCTCGATCTGAAAGCGGCCGAACTCGTCGGCACAGCCTTCAAGGCCATGTTCCTGCCTTTCGATGTTGAAAAGTTCGGTGGGGTACCGTTCCTCGGAGTCGATGGAATTTCGATTGTAGGGCATGGACGCTCCTCGGCAAAGGCGATCATGAACATGATTTTTATGGCCGAACACATGATCGACAAAAAGGTAAACCAGCATATTGCCGAAGCTCTGGCGGAAAAGTGA
- a CDS encoding META domain-containing protein, which translates to MRNVAFVLSLLLLVIISGCGVKITEPDVKPSAGNITYSGTIPCSDCRSKQLTVTLFDNKTFRMKRVSIGVQGGGNKVEYDLGRWSRKGNRLVLDNGQKWPLQFRYVSGKEITMLDQRGNEIVSKLDYSLRKRSFVDMLAGPMTMNGMFLSTAGTFTFKECKTGKSYPLVFESSDASVKKRYLALRPGAGKPVLATLKGRFVMRKPSANAAPREHIIVQKFKRFSPGGTCKDPGHPAVMLRGTSWRVISIAGSQEVLKGVRKVPNLVLSLYGGSIKGFSGCNSLMGTYTKGTTTLSFSRLSTTRMACPGKSGEVEQAFLGALRKASGWKITGKTLELFDKRNRLLMRLKAG; encoded by the coding sequence ATGCGTAATGTCGCTTTTGTTTTGTCTCTCTTACTGCTGGTTATCATCTCGGGATGTGGGGTGAAGATCACGGAGCCGGATGTAAAGCCATCTGCTGGAAATATTACTTATTCTGGAACCATTCCCTGTTCCGACTGCCGGTCGAAGCAGCTTACCGTTACACTCTTTGATAACAAAACGTTTCGCATGAAGCGTGTTTCCATCGGTGTTCAGGGTGGTGGAAACAAGGTAGAATATGATCTTGGCCGATGGTCAAGGAAAGGCAACCGCCTGGTGCTGGATAACGGGCAAAAGTGGCCGCTGCAGTTTCGCTATGTATCCGGCAAAGAGATAACAATGCTTGACCAGAGGGGGAATGAAATTGTTTCAAAGTTGGATTACAGCCTTAGAAAAAGATCGTTTGTCGATATGCTGGCCGGTCCGATGACGATGAATGGCATGTTTCTTTCTACGGCGGGTACCTTTACATTCAAAGAGTGTAAGACCGGGAAAAGTTATCCGCTTGTTTTCGAGTCGTCGGATGCTTCTGTCAAAAAGCGGTATCTGGCATTACGACCTGGAGCGGGCAAGCCTGTACTGGCTACTCTGAAAGGAAGGTTTGTCATGCGAAAACCCAGTGCCAACGCGGCGCCGCGTGAACATATTATCGTTCAGAAGTTCAAGCGATTCAGCCCGGGGGGAACCTGCAAAGACCCGGGGCATCCTGCAGTGATGCTTCGTGGGACATCCTGGCGTGTGATATCCATTGCCGGCAGTCAGGAGGTATTGAAGGGCGTGAGAAAAGTGCCTAATCTCGTGTTGTCGCTCTATGGTGGCAGCATCAAGGGGTTTTCCGGTTGTAACAGCCTTATGGGGACGTATACGAAAGGTACGACGACACTTTCGTTTTCGAGGTTGTCGACAACTCGTATGGCATGTCCAGGCAAGTCGGGCGAAGTCGAACAGGCATTTCTTGGTGCGCTCAGAAAAGCATCGGGATGGAAAATAACCGGAAAAACGCTTGAACTTTTCGACAAGCGGAACCGCTTGCTGATGCGTTTGAAAGCAGGCTAA
- the rpmF gene encoding 50S ribosomal protein L32, translating to MATPKSKVSKSRRDKRRAQFTARSKAAETVVCPNCGEPTLPHRACRHCGHYRGRSVTKKSSNS from the coding sequence ATGGCGACACCTAAATCGAAAGTATCAAAGTCAAGACGGGATAAAAGGCGCGCTCAGTTTACTGCTCGTAGTAAAGCTGCAGAAACCGTAGTTTGCCCGAATTGCGGCGAACCAACACTTCCTCATCGCGCCTGCCGTCACTGCGGTCATTACCGTGGCAGATCGGTAACAAAAAAATCTTCGAACAGCTGA
- a CDS encoding methylated-DNA--[protein]-cysteine S-methyltransferase gives MNKAIQFIEANFKSQPTLDQMAKSVHLSKYHFQRLFKRWAGISPIQFMQFITLDYTKERLIESKNLLETALDAGLSGPSRLHDLFITFDAMTPGDFKKQGSGLQISYGVCDSPLGECLLATTQRGICFFGFVESGERSETLGQLFDTWPGSEFIENPTAVCPIVNDIFKIDRQKSVHPFNLQIKGTNFQINVWRALLNIPMGCIVSYQDVASYIGHPKAFRSVASAIAINPVAYLIPCHRVIAKSGKIHQYRWGAARKKALIGWETARSI, from the coding sequence TTGAACAAAGCAATTCAATTCATCGAAGCAAATTTTAAATCTCAACCGACCTTGGATCAGATGGCGAAGAGCGTTCATTTAAGTAAGTATCATTTTCAAAGGCTCTTCAAGCGGTGGGCTGGGATAAGCCCGATCCAATTCATGCAGTTTATAACGCTTGACTACACTAAAGAAAGATTGATCGAGTCGAAAAACCTACTTGAAACCGCCTTGGATGCAGGTTTGTCAGGTCCTAGTCGCCTCCACGATTTATTCATTACCTTCGATGCGATGACGCCGGGCGATTTTAAAAAACAGGGTTCAGGCTTACAGATTTCGTATGGTGTCTGTGATTCGCCTTTAGGTGAGTGTCTGTTGGCAACCACTCAGCGGGGGATATGTTTTTTTGGGTTTGTAGAGTCGGGAGAACGATCCGAAACATTGGGTCAGTTGTTCGATACATGGCCAGGTTCCGAGTTTATTGAGAATCCGACGGCCGTTTGCCCAATCGTTAATGATATATTTAAAATTGATCGACAGAAAAGCGTACACCCGTTTAATTTGCAGATCAAGGGAACCAATTTTCAAATCAATGTATGGAGGGCCTTGTTAAACATTCCCATGGGCTGTATTGTAAGTTATCAGGATGTCGCTTCGTATATTGGCCATCCCAAGGCCTTTCGGTCAGTTGCCAGCGCCATTGCGATCAATCCTGTAGCCTACCTCATCCCTTGCCATCGTGTGATTGCAAAATCTGGGAAAATTCATCAATACCGTTGGGGAGCAGCGAGAAAAAAGGCTTTGATCGGATGGGAAACAGCAAGATCAATATAA